A genome region from Cucurbita pepo subsp. pepo cultivar mu-cu-16 chromosome LG02, ASM280686v2, whole genome shotgun sequence includes the following:
- the LOC111787815 gene encoding bZIP transcription factor 11-like translates to MGCCSGNSSGSISQIGVQNQSSGSEEELRQLMDQRKRRRMQSNRESARRSRMRKQQHLDGLMAQVGQLRENKNQMISRINLTTHLFLNVEAENSVLRAQILELTHRLDSLNRILSHINNNNNDKDEEQHIFLQNFDDYDYHYDFDFDFDFDHNPSFLNSFLSQQPPIVASADHHVLHC, encoded by the coding sequence ATGGGGTGTTGTAGTGGGAATTCTTCAGGTTCGATATCTCAGATTGGGGTTCAGAACCAGAGCTCTGGTTCGGAAGAGGAGCTGAGGCAATTGATGGAccagagaaaaagaaggagaatGCAATCGAACCGGGAATCGGCGCGGCGGTCGAGGATGCGGAAACAGCAGCACTTGGACGGGCTGATGGCGCAGGTGGGCCAATTGagggaaaataaaaaccaaatgaTTTCCAGAATTAATCTCACAACCCATCTTTTTCTCAACGTTGAAGCTGAAAACTCTGTTTTGAGAGCTCAGATTCTGGAACTTACTCATAGATTAGACTCCCTAAACCGGATCTTATCTcacatcaacaacaacaacaacgacaaagatgaagaacaacatatttttcttcaaaacttCGATGATTACGATTATcattatgattttgattttgattttgattttgatcataACCCATCATTCCTCAACTCATTTCTAAGCCAGCAACCCCCCATTGTGGCTTCTGCTGATCATCACGTGCTTCACTGCTGA